A stretch of DNA from Acidobacteriota bacterium:
CGCGTTCGGTCAGGTCGTTCTAAGTCAGCTCTCGGGATTCCTTTTGTTTGCTTCTCCCGGCAGGGTTCGCTGAGCTCGCGAACCAGCGGTGCCATTCGGCTTTCCGAAATCGCCGGCGACGGCCGCCAATACACGGTCCACCGGCTGATACTAGCCCGCTGCCCGCGCTGGGCTGGTCCAGGCGACTTGGATGATCTCTTGCAGCTCCGCAAGGCGCATGAGTCGAGCTTCTCTGCACGAGACAGAAGTCGCCACGGGCAGCGACTCCTTCCGCCAGCCGGATATTGTCGATCGCGAGTCCAGTGGGCTCGGATCTCTGGTCTGGCACGCCGTGCTGACGCGCTACCGCCACGAGCGGAAAGTGTGCGACCAGTTGACGGGCAAACAGATCGAGGTGTTCTTCCCGACGACGTTCCGGTGGAGCGTGCACGGCCGGCACCGCAAGCGCGTCGAGTGGCCGCTCTTTCCTGGCTACTGCTTCGTCCGGATTCCCAGCCATCTGCTGATCCCGGTGCTCTCGTGCGCGGGCGTTGCGCACATTGTGTCGTTCGCCGGAAAACCCGCACCAATTCCCGATTACGAGATTGAGGCCATCCAACGGCTGATCACGACGTCGCTGGCATACGACGCGCTGCCATTCGTCAAGGAAGGCGCTCCGGTCCGCGTCATCCGCGGACCGCTCGCGGGCACGAGAGGACGGCTCGTCCGCAAGGGGCTCAACTACCGGCTCCTGCTGGCCATCGAGCTGCTCGGCCGGGTTCTCAGCGTCGAAGTGGATGCATCGGACGTCGAGCCGGCGTGACGTCGTACGTCCCCGAACGTAGCTTCGCCCCTTGGACGTGGGGAGTATTGCCCGCGTAACGCCTGTTTGGATTGTCGCTGCCGGGTGTGAACGTCACGTGCCCGAGTGGCAGCATGCTCCTGGAGA
This window harbors:
- a CDS encoding UpxY family transcription antiterminator codes for the protein MSRASLHETEVATGSDSFRQPDIVDRESSGLGSLVWHAVLTRYRHERKVCDQLTGKQIEVFFPTTFRWSVHGRHRKRVEWPLFPGYCFVRIPSHLLIPVLSCAGVAHIVSFAGKPAPIPDYEIEAIQRLITTSLAYDALPFVKEGAPVRVIRGPLAGTRGRLVRKGLNYRLLLAIELLGRVLSVEVDASDVEPA